The following nucleotide sequence is from Bacteroidales bacterium.
TGTCGAGCGTGGAAGTCAGGTTTTGTCCCACTTCAACAGTCACATCCAGCCGGCCGGCCTGGTACGACTCAATGGTCTGGTTATGTACATCCTTCAGGAACACATTCTTGCCTTTATTTCCCCTCAGGTACTCTTCATAGGCTTTCTCAATACCGGAGACACCCATATAGTCACCCAGCTGGTAATAGGGGTCTTTATCCAGGATGTCCTGGCCCACCTCCCCCACATAGCCCAGTGCATGGGAGGCAATGGGACTGGCGTACTCGCGGAGGGTACGTGTCTGAACATAGAAACCGGGAAACTGAAACATCTTCTCCTGCAACAGGGCGGCATTTTCGTAACTAAGCTGTTTCATGAAGACTGAGGGGACCCGGCTGGAGTATGCCCTGGCCGATTCCAGCCTTTCCCTGACACTTTCACGGCTTATCTGCAGTATCCGGCACAACAGGGTGGTATCGAAGGGCTCCATCAGCCGGGGGGTAACCATGATATCGTAGGCAGCCTTATTATAGACCATGATTTCACCGTTCCGGTCATATATCAAACCTCTGGCCGGGTAAATGACCCTGACGCTCTGGGCATTGCTCAGGGCATACTGTTCATAGGATTTATCGATTATCTGTATATGGAAAAGACGGATCATAAACAGCAAACCAACAAGGATGATTGCTGCAGCAAAAACATACCTTCTGTCTGTATACTGGTTCATCTATTTTCGGAATACAAAATACTGACTGAGTACAATGGTTGAGGCGGAGAGAAGCGAACTCAGTATCACGCGCAGCAAGGTACTGAAAAAAGCCTGTATCTGGAACACTTCCAGGTAGAAGAGCGACAGATGATGAATCACCACAATGATCAGGGTATATTTCAGGAACCAGTTAAAGCCATTGTAATATATCCTTGGGAAGGTATCGGGTTCATAACCATCTCTCGGAGCCAGAAGGCCAAGCAGGTAAGGCCGGACAAATGCAGCCAGGACGGTGGCGGCAGTATGCATCCCGGCAGTGCCCGAGAACAGATCCATGGCCAGCCCAAGAGCAAAACCGGAAAGAAGCTGGATCCCTCTGGGTGTCTCGAAAGGCAATAAGAGGATGAAGAGAAGATAGATATATGGTATCATATATCCATGGATCATTACGTTGTCCATGACCAGGACCTGGAACAGGATCACCACAACAAAGCGGAAGATATTTCTGGCAATGATATACATTATCTGTTTTGATTTTCCAGGTTCAACTGCTCTTCCTGCCGGTAGTTACGGATCACATTCACATGATACAGGCGCTGAAAATCAGTAGACAGCTTCACTCTGATATCATAGAAGTTCCCTTTTTCCAGTGAAAAGGATTCAATAGAGCCCACTATAATTCCTTCCGGGAAGATGGAAGAAAAGCCGCTGCTTACGATGGTATCCCCCTCTGTCAGCCGGGCATGAAAGGGTATCTCGGTGAGCAGGGCGAACTGTGGAGAAGCACCATCCCACTGCAGAATTCCTGCATGGTTGCTGGATATGATCTTTGCACTTAATCTGAAGTCCAGGTTGATGACCGGGATGACCGTGGCATAATTTGCAGAGCTCTCGAGGATGATGCCTACCAGGCCCTGATCTGAAATCACCCCCATATCCCGGAATACACCCTGATTCTTTCCCTTGTTAATGGTCAGGTAGTTTAGCTGTTTGTATACGCTGTTGTGTACGATTCTGGCATGAACAAAAGAATAGCGGTATTCCCCCTTTACTTCGCTTACAACAGTAGCACTGTCCAGACTGGAGGAAATCAGATCAAGCCTGTTTCTTAAATCCTTATTCTCAAGCGCAAGTTGTTCGTTAGCCTCCTTCAGAGAGAAATACTCCCTGGCGCCATCCACTTTGTTATAGATGTAACCTGTCACCTGACGGTTCAGCCCCATGAGCCTGGATCTCTGATAACTGCTGTCCTGGATCATAAAGGCAATGGCGATTGCCTCCAGCAGCAGAAACAGGAGCAGGTTGGAATAGTTCTGAAAAAACCTTAGCAGTGTCCTCACTTCAAAATACGCAATCAATCGATGAATCCCCGCGGTAAGCAGCAGGGTGAATCAAATCCCAATTTTATCTCATCAGGAAGGGGTACTTGTCGACATTTCTGAGGGCGATCCCGGTTCCCCTTGCAACAGCCTGCAGTGGGTCTTCTGCCACATGGAAGGGGATGGATATCTTTTCTGCCAGTCTTTTGTCCAGACCCCTGAGCAATGCTCCGCCTCCTGCCAGATAGATACCTTTGGTAACGATGTCTGCATAGAGCTCCGGCGGAGTCTGTTCCAGGACGGACAGGATGGCAGTTTCGATTTTTGAGATAGATTTATCCAGGCAGTGCCCGATCTCCTGGTAAGAGATCGGAATCTCGATGGGCAGGGCGGTCATCAGGTTTGGCCCCCTGACATAAAAATCCTGTGGAGCATCATCCAGTTCAGGAAGGGCCGATCCCACATTAATTTTTATTTCTTCGGCAGTCCGTTCCCCGATCTTGATGTTATGCTGGTGTCTCATGTAAGTCTGGATATCGCTGGTAAATCCGTCTCCGGCCACCCGGATGGACTGGTTACAAACAATGCCCCCCAGTGCAATCACAGCAATCTCAGTGGTCCCTCCGCCGATATCCACGACCATACATCCTTCTGGAGCTTCCACGTCCAATCCGATACCAATGGCTGCCGCCATGGGCTCAAAGATCATGTAGACATCTCGCCCGCCGGCATGTTCAGCTGAATCGCGTACAGCACGGCGTTCCACCTCCGTACTTCCTGACGGAATGCAGACTACCATCTTCAGGGAAGGTGTAAATAGTCTGCGTTTGGTATTTATCATTTTTATCATCCCCCTGATCATCAACTCCGCAGCCTGGAAATCGGCAATGACACCATCCCGCAGGGGGCGTATGGTTTTGATATCATCATGGGTTTTTCCATGCATCTGCCTCGCTTTTTCACCGATGGCGATCAGTTTCCCGGTGTGTTGCTCAATGGCAACAATGGAGGGCTCATTCACAACAACTTTATCATTGTGAATAATTATCGTATTGGCAGTTCCCAGGTCTATGGCGAGTTCCTGCTGGAATGAAAACAATCCCATATATTTTCTCTATTAGTGGTTTAATGTTTAAAATGTCTGCTTCCGGTGAAAACCATGGCCATGCCATGAGCATCGCAATAGTCAATGGAATCCTGGTCACGCACGGAACCTCCTGGCTGGACCACGGCCTTAACTCCCGCTGCATCTGCAATTTCCACGCTATCAGCAAAAGGGAAGAAGGCATCGGAGGCCATCACAGCTCCCTCCAGGTCAAATTTAAAGTGCCGGGCTTTTTCAATACTCTGTTTCAGCGCATCCACCCGGGAAGTCTGTCCGACTCCCGAGGCCAGGAGCTGCTGGTTCCGGACCAGCACAATGGCATTTGATTTGGTATGTTTTACTATTTTATTTGCAAATATCAGGTCGGCCAGCTGTTCCAGACTTGCGGCAGTTTTCGTAACCTGCTTCATCTGGATCTCCTGCTCGGTTGAGAGATCGCGGTCCTGCACCAGTACTCCGTTAAGAACGGTACGTAAGGTTACATCCGCTGTTTTGCTGCTCTTCTGGATCAGAATAATCCTGTTTTTTTTCTGCTGAAGCACTTTCAGGGCTTCCGGCTTATAAGATGGCGCGATGGAGACCTCGAAAAAGATTTTGTTCATCTCTTCGGCAGTCTCCAGGTCAATTTCCCTGTTGGTAATCAATACTCCACCGAAGGCCGAGACGGGATCGCCCGCCAGGGCCTCCGTCCATGCATCGACCAGCTTATCCCTGCTGGCAAGTCCGCAGGCATTGTTATGCTTCATAATGGCGAAGCTGCACTGGTCAAATTCGCCGATCAATCCAACTGCCGCATCGATATCCAGCAGGTTGTTGTAAGAGATCTCTTTCCCGTGAAGCTGTTCGAACATCTTATCCAAATCTCCGAAGAAGAGACCCTTTTGGTGAGGATTTTCCCCGTAACGCAGCTTCCTGGAGGAAGGTTCACTTATTTTCAGAGCCCTCATTTCTCCTCCGTCGAAAAACTTAAAAATTTCCGAATCGTAATGGGATGAAACATGGAATGCCTGGCTTGCAAATGCTTTTCTGTCTTCCAGGCTGGTGATCCCCTGTTCCGCCTCCAGAAGGGTATAGAGCGGTTCGTACTCTTCCCGGGATGCCACCACCATCACATCCTGGTAATTTTTTGCAGCAGCCCTGATCAGCGAGATTCCCCCGATATCAATTTTTTCAATAATTTCTGGTTCCGGCGCACCAGAACGAAGCGTATCTTCAAAAGGATAGAGGTCCACGATAACCAGGTCAATTTCAGGAATCTGGTACTCCTCCAGTTGCTTCAGGTCACTTTCCAGGTTTCTACGGGCCAGGATCCCCCCGAAAACATTGGGATGAAGGGTTTTAACACGACCACCCAGGATAGATGGATAGGAGGTAAGCTCTTCCACTTTTATCACCGGAATACCAAACCCGGCTATAAATTTCTCAGTCCCCCCTGTGGAATAGATAGTTACTGAGAGATCGTGGAGTTTTTTAACGATACGATCCAGACCCTCTTTGGAGTACACTGAAATTAGCGCACTGCGGATTGGTTTATTGGTGCTCATTGGTTTTTATGGATAGTTCTTCCTACTTTTAACTTTCTTTGCAAAAGAAACAGTTTCCAATGACATAATGAAGTCAAAACGCAACAATTTATAAATGGTTATCATAAGGTTAGTGTGGGAGAGTTTAATCATGGCCATTCAGTCGGTTGTGGTAAACCGTTTAAGGGCCATGTTGTCCCTGCTTGGAATCACGATCGGCATATTTGCCATTATTGCTGTATTCACTATTGTGGACTCCCTGGAATCCAATATCAGGGAGAGTGTCAACAGCCTGGGGAGTGACCTGATCTATGTTGAGAAATGGCCCTGGGCACCTGATGAGAACGGGGAGTTTGCCTGGTGGAAATATATGAACAGGCCCCTGGCCACCCTGGATGAATTTGAATACATCAAGGAGCATGCAAAAGGGGCAAAAAATACATGTTTTGTGTCTTATGTGGGACGCAGGATCGAGTATGGCAATAACAATATCGAAGGAGCCGGTATTATTGGTGTCACCGAGCAGTTCAAAGATATCAGGTCCTTTGAACTGGAAGACGGGAGATATTTCTCTCCCATGGAACTCCGGGCCGGAAGGAATATTGCAGTAATCGGGTATACCATTGCGAAGGATCTGTTCGAGGGAGCGAACCCTTTGGGAAAGTATATCGAAGTTTTTGGACGTAAGGTCCTGGTGATTGGAGTGGTGGAAAAGGAGGGGAGGGGTACTTTCAGTGGACAAATTCTGGATGATGTGGCCATCATGCCACTGGGGTTTTATATGAACTTTGTGGATGTCCGGAGAGACTATGCCAGTCCACAAATCTGGGTGCAGGCCAAACCCCGGGTAGGCGTGGAGGAGCTTACCTACGAAATAACCCAGTTGCTTCGCTCATACAGGAGGCTTCAGCCCTTTGAAGAGGATAATTTTGCCCTAAATCAGACCAGCATCATTAACAACCAGCTGGATCAGTTATTTGCAGTACTGAAGATTGCCGGTTTTTTCATTGGGATATTTTCCATTATTGTTGGAGGATTCGGGATCGCTAACATCATGTTTGTTTCAGTCAAGGAACGGACTCATATTATCGGAATCCAGAAGGCTCTGGGAGCAAAGAAGTATTTCATACTGTTGCAGTTCCTTTTTGAATCGGTGATGTTGTCGGTGGCCGGAGGGATTATCGGACTGCTGATTGTATTTATAGGAGCCTCCCTGATTAGCATGTCGGGTGATTTTGCAGTTACCCTGACCCTGGATAATATCATCCTGGGGGTAGGTATTTCCAGCCTGATTGGCCTGATAAGCGGTATTTTCCCTGCATGGCAGGGTGCCAGAATGGATCCGGTAGTGGCAATAAACAGCTCTTTCTGATTGCGGTTCAGATAAATATACCATAGAGGAGCCTCCCCATCAGGAAATAGATAAAGAGCCCCATGATATCATTCATCGTGGTGATAAAGGGCCCGGTGGCCAGGGCGGGATCTATT
It contains:
- a CDS encoding rod shape-determining protein, coding for MGLFSFQQELAIDLGTANTIIIHNDKVVVNEPSIVAIEQHTGKLIAIGEKARQMHGKTHDDIKTIRPLRDGVIADFQAAELMIRGMIKMINTKRRLFTPSLKMVVCIPSGSTEVERRAVRDSAEHAGGRDVYMIFEPMAAAIGIGLDVEAPEGCMVVDIGGGTTEIAVIALGGIVCNQSIRVAGDGFTSDIQTYMRHQHNIKIGERTAEEIKINVGSALPELDDAPQDFYVRGPNLMTALPIEIPISYQEIGHCLDKSISKIETAILSVLEQTPPELYADIVTKGIYLAGGGALLRGLDKRLAEKISIPFHVAEDPLQAVARGTGIALRNVDKYPFLMR
- a CDS encoding ABC transporter permease, with the protein product MWESLIMAIQSVVVNRLRAMLSLLGITIGIFAIIAVFTIVDSLESNIRESVNSLGSDLIYVEKWPWAPDENGEFAWWKYMNRPLATLDEFEYIKEHAKGAKNTCFVSYVGRRIEYGNNNIEGAGIIGVTEQFKDIRSFELEDGRYFSPMELRAGRNIAVIGYTIAKDLFEGANPLGKYIEVFGRKVLVIGVVEKEGRGTFSGQILDDVAIMPLGFYMNFVDVRRDYASPQIWVQAKPRVGVEELTYEITQLLRSYRRLQPFEEDNFALNQTSIINNQLDQLFAVLKIAGFFIGIFSIIVGGFGIANIMFVSVKERTHIIGIQKALGAKKYFILLQFLFESVMLSVAGGIIGLLIVFIGASLISMSGDFAVTLTLDNIILGVGISSLIGLISGIFPAWQGARMDPVVAINSSF
- the mreC gene encoding rod shape-determining protein MreC; its protein translation is MRTLLRFFQNYSNLLLFLLLEAIAIAFMIQDSSYQRSRLMGLNRQVTGYIYNKVDGAREYFSLKEANEQLALENKDLRNRLDLISSSLDSATVVSEVKGEYRYSFVHARIVHNSVYKQLNYLTINKGKNQGVFRDMGVISDQGLVGIILESSANYATVIPVINLDFRLSAKIISSNHAGILQWDGASPQFALLTEIPFHARLTEGDTIVSSGFSSIFPEGIIVGSIESFSLEKGNFYDIRVKLSTDFQRLYHVNVIRNYRQEEQLNLENQNR
- the purH gene encoding bifunctional phosphoribosylaminoimidazolecarboxamide formyltransferase/IMP cyclohydrolase, whose amino-acid sequence is MSTNKPIRSALISVYSKEGLDRIVKKLHDLSVTIYSTGGTEKFIAGFGIPVIKVEELTSYPSILGGRVKTLHPNVFGGILARRNLESDLKQLEEYQIPEIDLVIVDLYPFEDTLRSGAPEPEIIEKIDIGGISLIRAAAKNYQDVMVVASREEYEPLYTLLEAEQGITSLEDRKAFASQAFHVSSHYDSEIFKFFDGGEMRALKISEPSSRKLRYGENPHQKGLFFGDLDKMFEQLHGKEISYNNLLDIDAAVGLIGEFDQCSFAIMKHNNACGLASRDKLVDAWTEALAGDPVSAFGGVLITNREIDLETAEEMNKIFFEVSIAPSYKPEALKVLQQKKNRIILIQKSSKTADVTLRTVLNGVLVQDRDLSTEQEIQMKQVTKTAASLEQLADLIFANKIVKHTKSNAIVLVRNQQLLASGVGQTSRVDALKQSIEKARHFKFDLEGAVMASDAFFPFADSVEIADAAGVKAVVQPGGSVRDQDSIDYCDAHGMAMVFTGSRHFKH
- a CDS encoding rod shape-determining protein MreD; amino-acid sequence: MYIIARNIFRFVVVILFQVLVMDNVMIHGYMIPYIYLLFILLLPFETPRGIQLLSGFALGLAMDLFSGTAGMHTAATVLAAFVRPYLLGLLAPRDGYEPDTFPRIYYNGFNWFLKYTLIIVVIHHLSLFYLEVFQIQAFFSTLLRVILSSLLSASTIVLSQYFVFRK